The Vibrio toranzoniae sequence GTGTCACCAAAGTAAGCCATCTTGCGCCACACCACGAACGAACCCAGTGGGCCAGCAATAAGAGCAATGCCTAGGCCTGCAAGAATAGAAGGTAGAAGAAACTCAAGCATTAGTGGTGATGTCCGTGTTTATGGTTGGAGCAGTCGTGCACATCCCCAGAAACTGGCTGGCCGGTCAAGTCATGGTGATGGTGGTCATGTTGGTGGTGGTAGAAAGCCAAACTCTCTTGAACCGCAGTACCAAATAGCGCGATATAAGAAGGGTGATGTTTAATATCAGCCGGTGCGCCAGAGCAACAGATGTGGTGATGCAAACAGATCACGTCGTCTGTTTTTGCCATCACTAAATGCAAGTCATGTGAAACCATAAACACAGCGCAACCGAAGCGGTGACGAATGGAATCGATCAGATCGTAAAGATCGATTTGGCCTTGTACATCAACACCTTGTGCGGGCTCATCAAGAACGAGCAGGTCGGGTCTTTTCAATAATGAGCGAGCGATCAGCACACGTTGGTTTTCACCACCAGACAGTTGATGCATGTTACTTTTCATTAGGTGCTCAGCGCCCACTAGCATCAAAGATTCTAGAATTTCTTGCTTGCTGAATTTTCCGGTGAGCTTAAGAAAACGCTCTACATTGAGAGGCAGAGAGTCGTTCAGCTTTAGCTTTTGAGGAACGTAACCAATTTTTAGTTTTTTTGATTTGGTGATCTCTCCGGAATATTTGTGCTGGAGCCCCAGTAGTACCTTAACTAAGGTTGATTTTCCCGCGCCATTTGGCCCAATTAGGGTAGTGATTCTACCACGCTCTAAATTTAGAGAGATGTTGTCTAAAACTTTTCGACCGTCAAATTCGACGCTCACAGAATCTAGTTGGATTAAGTTATCCATGAATAGAACTCATTTGCAATTCGCTAATGTTATAATGTAACATTTACCTCAAGCCTAAGCTACTTTTCTATTATCGAGGGATTATGTCACGTTCATTTTTTATACTTGCTACTTTGCTTTTAGCGCCAAGTGTTGCAAGTGCCAATACTATTTTAACAAGTTTTAAACCAATTCAAATGATTGTGACGGAATTAACGCAAGGCGTTAGTGAACCGGGTGTGTTGATGAACAGCAACGCTTCGCCGCACGATTATGCGCTTAAGCCATCTGATGTGAAAAAAGTTCACAGTGCAGACATGGTGGTTTGGTTCGGTCCTGACCTAGAAGCCTTCTTGACGAAAGTGATCGGTTCAAAAGAGAACGTTATCCAGATCAGTGAGATCCCTGGTATTAACTTGAGAGAGTTCGGACATGAAGAGCATGATCACGATGCCCATGAAGGACATAACCACGGCAGCCATGATCCTCACTTCTGGTTAGGTATCGATCAGGTTGAGGTAGCAGCAAAATACATCTCAGCTAAGTTGATTGAATCTGATCCTGACAACGCAATGGCGTATCAAGAGAATTTAGATTCATTCTTGATTACTCTGAAAGAAAAACAGCAGTCAATTCGCGAACAACTTGCGCCAGTAAAAGACAAAGGTTACTACGTGTTCCATGATGCGTATGGCTACTTTGAGCAAGAGTTTGAGTTGAATAACCTAGGTCACTTCACGGTAAGCCCTGAACGTAAACCGGGTGCAAAAAGCCTAATTGCTATCAAGAAAACCCTAGTGCGTGAGAATGTTCAGTGTGTGTTCTCTGAGCCTCAATTTACGCCTGCTGTAATAGAATCAGTGACGCGCGGAAGCAATGCGAAGCAAGGTCAACTTGATCCAATCGGTTCAACCGTTGAAGTGAAGAGCGGAAGTTATTTCGATTTTCTTCAACAAGTTACAGACAGCTACACGAGCTGCCTAAGTGCTAAGTAATCGCTAGAGAGTATTCCTTACTCTAGTTTGCTCTCGTTAATTTATGAATCATGCCGCTTTTTGCGGCATTTTCGTGACCGCTAAGATAAAACCTTCCAACAAATCGCAAACCTCCTTTCTCCTTTGTTAATTTCAGCTAAAATAGAAAGATAATAATAAGCACAAAAAAACTCAGTTTTTGGTTAAGCAACGATAAGCGTTGTGGGCACACAAATTTTCATGTGTTTTTTCTGTTCAGGATTTAAAGTTGTATCGAATTATCTTCAAAATGTTCATATTAATGAGCATTTCATTTAGCGTTCTTGCGGTAAATACATCATCCTCTGTTTTCTACCCTTTGCCCGTTCAAGCGCAAGGGAACTTTCTTGCGGCTAAAAAGCTATACCTGGGTGCCGGAGGTGGGCTCTGGCTTCATGATGTACATGGAAAAATACTTTTTTATGATGGTCGAACCCTGTTTCCTAGAAAGGGTAGCCTTTTGCAATTCTCCTCAGAAAGGGTCGCGTTTCTTAATGATGAATTTTGGACTTTTTTCGATAATGAGGTGTATCGACATAGCCCAGGTATTGGCAATGAGCTTGTATTTAGTCTCAGCCCTGGTTCTGAGATCGCGAATATCGGATCATCTGGTGATTTTATATGGGTGACAGATGGCAGTAATTTTTATACTTACAACACCCAGTCTTTAGAATTTGATACCTATTCACTGCTCAAGTTATATCGATATAACAACAGTAGTGACATTGTAATTAATGACGCTGAAAAGGTGCTGTCGAAGTGGGTGTTAGCGACAAACGCAGGTGTTTACCTTTCAGAGGACCAAGAGTTTACTCATGTCAAAGCATCAGAGAAGAACCATATTGAGACGGTTTATTTCTCGAAGGCAAGACGAGAGCTCGTGATTGGTACATTAAATGGTGCAGTGATTGTCGATCTCACTAATTCAAATAAAGAGACTTGGGTTCGTGGGTCGCATGTCCTCTCTTTTGCTGAAACGCCTGACCAATATTGGATAGGCACGGAACATGGACTTATTAGCTATAATTTTATTACGGGTAAAATTACACGATTTGCACAATCGACCAATCAAGGTTTTTCGTTACCAGGCGAGAAAATATATTCGCTGGTAAACGACCACGCTGGTGGAATGTGGATCGCGACGAATAATGGGATTCGGTACTTCTCATTGTTCAGCAAGACGTTCTCCAGAACGCCATTAGATGAGATTGACATGCATTCTAGTAATGTCGTGATAAATAAGGTATTGCCAGTTAATGACCGTAGGTCTTGGATTGCGTCTTCAATGGGGCTGTATTTAGCCGACTCTGATAGCGATGAACGTCCGATTCGTGTTTATCCCAAACCAGTTCAAGATATTGAGATGTTTTCCTCCTCTATTTGGCTTGCGACCGAAGAGGGAATAATTAGCTTTGATACTAATACCTTAAAGCCTAGACCTCTAGATTTACCAAGAGCAATCGTGGGCGTACACGTCGAAAACTTTGCACTTCAGGCAAACCAAGTTCTTTGGATGAGTTCTGGGCAAAACCTTTATTCTTTATCTATTGAGGCAATGGAACTGACATCTTATGGAGCAGATTGGTTAGTTGATAAGTTTTTGCCGGCGAAAATAACGGCTCTCGATATAGGCTTAAAAGACAGCATTTATATCGGCACGGATCACGGTTTTTATTCCTTTGTTGATAAAAGAATCAGTTTTAGCCGTTCAAGTGAACGATTTGGCAAAGTGCTTGATATCGAGAAAGCCAAAGATGGGTCGCAGTGGTTTGCTAGTAGTTACGGCGTATACCGAATTCCTTATGATACCAACGTCATCGAAGAGGTTGCTCTCATTGAAGATAACATTAGCCCTAATTGCTTGATTAGTGACGATGATGGTATTTGGTTAGGGTCCTCAAAAGGTATTAGCTACTATGGACTCGATGGGCAATTGTATAAACACATCGGCTCTCCATTTGGTTTAATTAATAATGAGTTGTCAGTTGGCGCTTGCACGGTGTTTTATAGTGAAGAAAGTCAATCATCCAGACTGGTCTTGGGCTCTAAGTATGGTGTAGTGAGTGCATTGTCTAATGAGCTATTGGTATCAACAACTCCTCATAGCCGAGCATTGCTTAGTAAGATAAGTGTCAATCAACAAACCGTATCACTTGGCGGAAAAGCGGTTGATTTAGAGGAAATGCCTTACGGTTCATCCATTAGTTTTAAGCTTGGTATTTTACCTGCATCATTTGCACCCGCTATGGAATATCGACTGAACGACGATGAACCTTGGAGCGAATTTGAGGGGGGGCTATTAACATTGGATCATTTACTTCCTGGTGATTACACACTTGAAGTTAAACCAGTGCAGGACTCTCACTATCGATTTGTGTCTACTACCCAAAGCTTTTCAATTGCAGAGCCTTGGTACTTGAGTCGCTGGGCTGTAGCGAGCTCTTTTATTATATTAATCGGCTTGGTTACTGTTCTCGTTTTTTGGCGCTCGCGCTATGTCACTTTTGCCAACAGACACCTAAAAGCGCAAGTCGCATTAAAAACGGACCAAATGAGGCACCAAAGTCGCATCTTGTTGACAACCAATCAACAACTTAAAAAACAGCTGTTGGTTAAAAATGTTTTAGTATCTCATACAGCGAAAGAGCTTTCCGATGAAGTCAGCCATGTTGCTGCGCTGCTTCCTAGTTGGAATGATGACCTAGGTCGGTCACCAATCCTGGCATTGAAAAACGGGCTTGCTCAACTTAGTAATAGCCAAGAAGAATCGGGGACTGTTTGTTGCGATGTGATCTTAGTTTTGGAATCTGTGCTTAAAGCGTGGAAAAGTGAGTTGGCAAAAACAGGTATTGAGCTCGATGTTAAAGTTGAAACTAAGTACAGACATGTGTCGTTGCTGTATTTCAATCTGGATATCATTTTTAACAGCCTAGTTGCGAGCATCATTAAGAGAAATTTTAAATCGCAGAGCATGTTGGTCTTAGTAGAAGAGGTGGAAGAGCATTTAGTCGTTACCATTCGCGATCATGGCATGCCTTTCCCCAAATTAGCTTCATCGATAAATGAGAGCAATGGAAAGCCAACAGATATTAATATCGATAAATTACCGTTATTGATGAATCAAAGCGGTGGTCAACTTAACGTTTTTGTCTCTGACTCTCAGAATAAGATTCAGCTTTCGTGGCCTATCGAGTTTCAAGTGTTAGACAGGCTCGAAGCAAGTACGATTGAGAGAATTGAAACCATCAAACATGCAACCTCAACGCCTGAGCAACAGAAACTTAGCGCAGAACAAGAGTGGCAAAATAAAGTGTCTCAGCTTGTTAGTGAGCACTATGCCGATGCGGAGTTTGGTACTGCAACTGCTGCTAAATACCTGTTTATGTCTGAGAGAAGCTTACAACGGCGCTTCAAATCTGCCTATGATAAAACATTTAAAGAACACCTTAACGAGGTTCGTCTGGAGCATGCGTGTGAAAGGTTATTGGCCGGAGAAAAGGTATCAGACGTCGCTTTTGACTCAGGCTTCAATGACCCTTCCTATTTCAGCCAGCGGTTTAAGCACCATTTTGGTATGTCTCCGTCTAAGTTTGCGGAAAATAACGAAGATTGATCAGTTGCGGCGCAAAAATAGATAAATATACAGGAGCCTCGACATTAGTGTTGGGGCTTTTTTATGAGATATGGGGGCTAGAAGTATTCAATGTTTTTGTGGATAGAGAGATTGGAAACGAAAAAAAATATCGTGGTATAGCCGGGGGACTATACCACGGGTGCCAAGGGCACCTTCGCTTGCTGCCGGAGTGATATGGAAAACCACATCACCTCTGGAATAAAATTAAAGAGAAGGAGTTTCTCTTCGATGGAGTAACTATACGGTTTGCTACTTATTTTACTTATAAAATTAACGCCAGATATCTGTGATAAATACGACAATGTTGTAACTTGTTGATATATATGTACTTGTTTGGTGTTTTTATGATTGATAGCCATAGGAAAGACCTCGATAACTGTTGAAAATAACGTTTTTGACGTAAACGGTTTTAACGAAATTTACGAGTATGTATTTCCGAAAACTTTGATTTTACACAATAGAATTGTGGTCATGCATGTGTATTATGACGCTAATAACAATATTTCTCATTATCAGTCACAGATTGGGTACTTATGAAACTCTCACAACTAGAGCAAGGCAAAGCGGCTTCTATTGTTGCGCTAACCGGTTTAACACCAGAAGTTAGAAAAAAACTTATGGTCATGGGTATGTTGCCGAAAACCGAGGTGACTCTGATTCGCCGTGCACCTATGGGGGATCCGCTTCAAGTTGAAGTGAGAGGGGTTTCAATTGCCATTCGTGAAAGCATCGCAGAACAAATCGAGGTTATCTAAATGGATTATCAAGTTCTCACCGTTGGTAACCCGAATAGTGGTAAAACAACATTATTTAATGCATTGACTGGTGCCAAGCAGCACGTTGGTAACTGGGTTGGTGTAACTGTAGAGAAAAAGACAGGTGTATATTCGCACGCTGGTGATCAGTTCCAGCTTACCGACTTACCAGGTATCTATGCGCTAGACAGTGGTAATGACGCGAACAGCATCGATGAGTCGATTGCATCTCGCGCGGTTCTTACTCATCCAGCGGACGTAATCATTAATGTGGTAGATGCAAGCTGTCTGGAACGAAGCTTATACATGACATTACAGCTGCGAGAGTTGGGAAGACCAATGATCGTTGTATTGAACAAAATGGATGTACTAAAGCGCGAGCGCCAGACGATTAACCTTAAAGCGCTTGAGAAAGAGCTTGGTTGTCCAGTATTAAGCTTGTCTGCAAACGACAAAGGCCAAGTGGTTCGCTTTAAAGAACGCCTACATAAATTGCTTGTTCAAGGTGTGAGCCTTGATCCGATCTCTATTGATTACGACGCAGCATTAGAAGCGCTTATCCCTTCTGTTGAATCACAATTTGATGATGCTGATGTTTCTCACCGAGCTCTGGCAATTCGTGCTTTAGAAAATGATTACTTGGTATTGAATGGACTGGCTCCTCAAACTCGTACTCAAATTGATGGCGTACGTCTTGGTGCTGACTTTGATATCGACCTTGCAGTCGCTGACGCGAAATACACATTCTTACATGACCTTTGTAAACGAGTGCGTCGTAGCGAAGGCAAGCTAAGCCGCAACTTCACAGAAAAAGCAGACCAATTCATTCTGAACAAATGGGTCGGTATTCCTTTCTTCTTTGTGATCATGTACTTGATGTTCATGTTCTCTATCAATATCGGTAGTGCGTTTATCGACTTCTTTGATATCGGTGTTGGAGCTATTTTGGTTGATGGCGGTCATCACCTATTAGATGGTTACTTGCCTGTTTGGCTAGTCACTGTATTGGCTGATGGTATCGGTGGTGGTATTCAAACCGTTGCGACCTTCATTCCGGTTATTGCAGCTCTTTACTTGTTCTTAGCAGTGCTTGAAAGCTCAGGCTACATGGCTCGTGCGGCATTTGTACTTGATAAAGTGATGCAGAAGATTGGTCTGCCGGGCAAAGCGTTTGTACCACTGGTGCTTGGTTTTGGTTGTAACGTGCCTTCAATCATGGCAACTCGTACACTTGACCAAGAGCGCGAACGTAAACTTGCTGCATCAATGGCGCCGTTTATGTCATGTGGTGCTCGTCTTCCTGTATACGCACTGTTCGCAGCGGCATTCTTCCCAGGTGCTGGACAAAACGTGGTATTCGCTCTGTACATCATGGGTATTGTAGCTTCTGTGTTTACGGGTCTGTTCCTCAAGAACACCATCTACCCAGGTAGCAGCGATAGCTTAGTAATGGAAATGCCAGATTACGAATTGCCGACAGTGCAGAACGTAATGCTTAAAACGTGGCAAAAACTGAAGCGTTTCGTACTTGGTGCAGGTAAAACAATTGTAATGGTTGTGGCAATCCTGAGCTTCTTGAACTCGCTAGGTATGGACGGCAGCTTTGGTAATGAAGACAGCGAGAACTCTGTGTTGTCTAAAGCGGCACAAGTAGTGACTCCTGTGTTCCAACCCATTGGTATTACTGAAGAAAACTGGCCTGCGACGGTTGGTATTATTACAGGTATTTTCGCAAAAGAAGCCGTTGTAGGTACATTAAACAGCCTATACACAACGCCTTCTGATGAAGAAGCAGCTGAATTTGATTTAGCAGCAAGCTTGCAAGAAGCGGTGATGACGATTCCTGAAAACCTGTCTGGTTTGAGCTACTCAGATCCACTAGGTATTGAAGTGGGTGACTTATCAGACTCTGGCTCAGTGGCTGAAGATCAAGAAGTTGATTCATCTATCTTTGGTAACCTGAAAAACAAGTTTGTTTCCGGCCATGCGGCATTCGCTTACTTGATTCTTATCCTGCTTTACACACCTTGTGTTGCTGCAATGGGTGCTTATGTACGTGAGTTCGGCCAGACGTTTGCACGCTTCATTGCAGTTTGGACAATGGCGCTTGGCTACTTTGGGGCGACCTTCTATTACCAAGCGGCAAACTTTGCTGCGCACCCAGTGACAAGTGCTGTGTGGATGGTGGTAATTGCTGGTGGCTTTGTGGTGACATATCGCGTGTTCAAGAAAATTGGTAACAAGCAGAAGGCGCTAGAGGTGCAAGTCGTATGATCTTAACTGAACTTCATCAATACATAGACAGCCAAGGTGTCGCGGCTCGTAAAGAACTCGCTGCAAAGTTTGGAATGAGTGAAGATGGCGTCGATGCGATGCTAGGTGTGTGGGTCAAGAAAGGGAAAATTTCTCGCTTGGTCGATACTAACAAGCATGGCCATACAACGCGCATTCGCTACACAATCAGCAAGCAAGATGGCCTGTCGCTTAATGTGATGATGTAGTTTTGGTTTTATACTCTCGTTGAAACGGCGAGATTAGACAATAAAAAGGCCGCTCACTTATTTTTTGATGAGCGGCTTTTTGTCATTTGTCTTTCCTGAATTGTCTTACTTTAAAGCGTAATGAGATGAACTCGAATTACGCTTTCTTGAAGATAGAGCTCAGTGACAGCACGTTTTGAATACGAGTCAGAATAGCGGCTTGATCTTCTTCACTGCGTTGTTCGCCTTTGGTGTTACCCCATACAGGGCCTGGCCACGCGATGTCTTCTTTGAAGCGTGCGATATGATGAATGTGCAGTTGAGGCACCATATTACCTAGCGCGCCTAGGTTGAGTTTGTCTGGTTGGAATGTGGCTTCTAGTGCTTGGCTTACCGCCTGAGATTCATGCAAGAACTGCTGTTGTTCTTTCATTGGTAAGTGGTGCAGCTCTTTTAGGTTGGCACGTTTTGGTACCAAGATAACCCAAGGTACGGCGCTGTCTTTGCTTAGCAGTGCTAAGCTCAGTGGAAATTCGCCGATAAGCGTGGTGTCTTTTGCTAACTGTGGGTGAAGTTCAAAGCTCATTGTTGTCTTCCCATTCATATAGTTTGAATCAGTATACGTCAGATAAAACAAAAGGTTGGCGCTTTCACGCCAACCTTTCTAATTTTCTCGAATCTCGAATCTCGAATCGCTTACATGCGCTCTAGCGTGTCGATACCTAGAAGCGATAGACCTTGCTTAATTGTCTTCGCTGTTAGTGCAGCAAGCTTCAGGCGGCTCTGTTTAACTGTCTCGTCTTCAGCCACAAGGATAGGGCACGCTTCGTAGAAGCTAGAGAACTGACCAGCAAGTTCGAACAGGTAGCTACACATGATGTGTGGTTGACCTTCACGAGCAACAGAATGCACGGCTTCTTCGAATTGTAGAAGTTTCGCGATAAGCGCTTTTTCTTTCTCTTCAGTGACTTTGATTGTCCCTTCAAGAGAGTCCATAGAAACGCCAGCTTTAGCGAATACAGAAGCAACACGAGTGTATGCGTACTGCATGTATGGTGCCGTGTTGCCTTCGAACGCAAGCATGTTGTCCCAATCGAACACGTAGTCAGTAGTACGGTGCTTAGAAAGGTCTGCGTACTTAACCGCTGCCATCGCAACCGTGTTCGCGATGGCTTTCTTCTCATCTTCTGCTAGTTCTGGGTTCTTAGACTCGATCAGTTGTGCAGCACGACCTTCTGCTTCATCAAGAAGATCAGCAAGACGAACCGTACCACCAGCACGAGTTTTGAATGGCTTACCGTCTTTACCTAACATCATGCCGAATGCGTGGTGTTCAAGAGAAACCGATTCAGGGATGTAACCTGCTTTACGAACGATAGTCCAAGCTTGCATTAAGTGCTGGTGTTGACGTGAGTCGATGAAGTAAAGCACACGGTCTGCGCCTAGTTCTTCAAAACGGTATTTAGCACAAGCAATGTCGGTTGTTGTGTAAAGGAAGCCGCCGTCGCGCTTCTGGATGATAACGCCCATTGGGTCACCATCTTTGTTTTTGTATTCGTCTAGGAATACAACTTGTGCGCCGTCATCTTCTTGAGCAATCCCTTTCTCTTTCAAATCCGCAACAATTGTTGGAAGCATGTTGTTGTACATGCTTTCGCCCATTACGTTATCACGTGTTAGAGACACGTTTAGACGATCGTAGTTGCGTTGGTTTTGAATCATAGTAACGTCAACTAGCTTCTTCCACATCTCTGCGCAGAACTCGTCGCCGCTTTGCAGTTTCACTACGTAGCCACGTGCTTTAAGTGCAAACTCTTCGTCTTCGTCGTAAAGTTTTTTAGATTCACGGTAGAAGCCTTCAAGGTCAGCAAGTTCCATTGAAACTTCACCAGATTCAGCCTGAACGCGCTCAAGGTTTGCGATAAGCATACCGAATTGAGTACCCCAGTCACCGATGTGGTTAGCACGGATAACGTTGTGGCCTAAGAATTCTAGAGTACGAACAACCGCATCACCGATGATAGTTGAACGTAGGTGACCAACGTGCATTTCTTTCGCTACGTTTGGTGCCGAGTAGTCAGCAACAATAGTTTGCGTTTCAGCAACGGCAACACCAAGGCGAGAGTCAGCTAATGCTGCGTCTGCTTGTTTTGCTAGGAAAGCTTCATCTAGGAAGATGTTTAGGAAACCAGGGCCGGCGATTTCAACTTTAGAAGCGATACCGTCTAGGTTTAGAACGTCCAATACTTTTTGAGCAAATTCTCGTGGGTTAGTGCCTAGTCGTTTAGCTACGCCCATAACGCCGTTTGCTTGGTAGTCACCAAATTGTGGTTTTGCAGATTGACGAACAGCAGCAGGAGAGCCTGCAGGTGCGCCAGCGGCTTCTAGAGCCTGAGATACTTTGTCATTAATAAGTGCTTGGATATTCACACGCGTTTCCTTCAATTCAAGGATGATAAGAGTGGCTGTTAATTCTTGGTCATTAAATTGGTTAATTATGCTTCTAGTTAACGGTTTAATGCCCAAACTGGCAGCAGACTCTGTTTAAGTTCATAGAAATGGCGTTAATCATACCAATTTTGTGAGGTTTCTTATAGGTGGAATTGATAGAAAATTAACATTTCATGAGGGGGTTTTGACAAACAACTTTTGCCAAGTCGAATTTGAATGTTTAAGGAATAGAATGAGCATACTTATTGAGTATTTTTTGCAAAAGCAACGCTTGTTGGAGAAAGCAAAAATGATAACATGCAGCTATTAATTGAAAAATACTGGCAATGATGATGAGCCTCAAACAAGCCGAACTAGAACCACAACAAATGATTGCCCGCCTTGATACGTTTATGGCGAAAATTGAGAACCTAGGCAACATACTGGGTTTGGACTTAAACTTTGCTCAAGCGGATCATATTGCGCTAAGAATCAATGAAACAGAACTTGCGAAATCTGCACATCAAGCATGGTCTGAATACGGTTCTACTATTTCACAGGCGATGATCAACGGTCGTCCTATTGTGGTGTTGGCTTTCGATGATCCATTGCAAAGTCTTGGCTGGAGCATTGAATGCTTAGAGTTGCCATATCCAGCAGAAGGTAAGATTTACCCAAGCCAAGATTGGGAGCATGTTGAATTCGTGATTCCTTCTCACGCGCAAACGGCTGATGAATATTTAGCGGATCTTAAAGAAACCTACCCACAGTTCGCTGCAAAGTTTGAAACTTTGGCGGACCAAGGTATCAAGATCAAACTCTCTAGCCCGAAAGGCGAAGGTGAACGTTTGAATAACCCGACGGTTGCATTTAAACATCAAGGGGTTTGCATCAAGTTACACCCTCATTCTTTGAAGAAGATTGTGGAATCAGAGCAAGCTTAAGCTCACCTGATAATCAGATACAAAAAACGCGTAATGGAGAAATCTTATTACGCGTTTTTATGGGTTCTAACGGTAAGTTGTACTTAAATAAGCGACTTACAGAATCACAGTCTTGTTGCCGTAAACAAACACGTGATCGTTGATCACCTTATTTAGCGCCTTACTCAATACATTCTTCTCTACGTCACGACCTGCTTGCGCCATGTCTTTCGCGCTGAAGTTGTGATCGACAGGGATAACGT is a genomic window containing:
- the argS gene encoding arginine--tRNA ligase; this encodes MNIQALINDKVSQALEAAGAPAGSPAAVRQSAKPQFGDYQANGVMGVAKRLGTNPREFAQKVLDVLNLDGIASKVEIAGPGFLNIFLDEAFLAKQADAALADSRLGVAVAETQTIVADYSAPNVAKEMHVGHLRSTIIGDAVVRTLEFLGHNVIRANHIGDWGTQFGMLIANLERVQAESGEVSMELADLEGFYRESKKLYDEDEEFALKARGYVVKLQSGDEFCAEMWKKLVDVTMIQNQRNYDRLNVSLTRDNVMGESMYNNMLPTIVADLKEKGIAQEDDGAQVVFLDEYKNKDGDPMGVIIQKRDGGFLYTTTDIACAKYRFEELGADRVLYFIDSRQHQHLMQAWTIVRKAGYIPESVSLEHHAFGMMLGKDGKPFKTRAGGTVRLADLLDEAEGRAAQLIESKNPELAEDEKKAIANTVAMAAVKYADLSKHRTTDYVFDWDNMLAFEGNTAPYMQYAYTRVASVFAKAGVSMDSLEGTIKVTEEKEKALIAKLLQFEEAVHSVAREGQPHIMCSYLFELAGQFSSFYEACPILVAEDETVKQSRLKLAALTAKTIKQGLSLLGIDTLERM
- a CDS encoding VOC family protein — encoded protein: MMMSLKQAELEPQQMIARLDTFMAKIENLGNILGLDLNFAQADHIALRINETELAKSAHQAWSEYGSTISQAMINGRPIVVLAFDDPLQSLGWSIECLELPYPAEGKIYPSQDWEHVEFVIPSHAQTADEYLADLKETYPQFAAKFETLADQGIKIKLSSPKGEGERLNNPTVAFKHQGVCIKLHPHSLKKIVESEQA